From Spirosoma aerolatum, one genomic window encodes:
- a CDS encoding MATE family efflux transporter, translating to MSYTPTSLLTRYRSEITDTIRLSVPIIIAQLGVVLMGVTDNLFVGRLLGAVPLGAAGLANSLSFLMSSIGVGGLTVVAALVSKSQNQNDPAAVNRLFRAGLRVGLLLSFILGSLSALLAFNFDLFGQSAEVTRLSRDFMLILSASLVPLMVFVGARQLCDGLRYPRVAMAITLSALFLNALFNYLLIKGMGPFPAMGLMGSAIATLLSRTFMAGAMLMYIYRSDRFKPFLLPQFRALPTNAEAWEILRLCIPGGLTFFFEVATFSLAVVIVGWLGEDRLAAHQIAINMASVTYMMATGISSAAAIRVSASVGRGSREGVRRAGIAAFMLSISFMTLMALVFLTANEWLVTLYIRDNPAVMHIAASLVIIAGVFQLSDGVQVVALGSLRGLSDVNVPTLITLFSYWIVALPLSYVLAFPLGLDAIGVWIGLLAGLTIAAVLLTWRFFRRVKLVQLPAFTSSSSPLLEQEKGT from the coding sequence ATGTCCTATACTCCCACCTCTTTGCTAACCCGTTACCGCTCCGAAATCACCGATACCATTCGTCTGAGCGTTCCGATTATCATTGCTCAGTTGGGTGTCGTATTGATGGGTGTTACGGATAATCTATTCGTTGGGCGGCTGCTGGGGGCGGTTCCACTAGGGGCTGCCGGGCTGGCCAATTCATTGTCGTTCCTGATGTCGAGTATTGGAGTAGGCGGTTTAACGGTAGTGGCGGCTCTGGTGTCGAAGTCGCAAAACCAAAACGACCCGGCTGCGGTGAACCGACTGTTTCGGGCAGGGCTACGGGTGGGACTTTTGCTGAGTTTCATTTTAGGGAGTCTTTCGGCCTTATTAGCGTTTAATTTTGATCTGTTCGGTCAGAGTGCGGAAGTAACGCGGCTGTCCCGTGATTTTATGCTGATTCTGAGCGCGTCCTTAGTACCGCTGATGGTTTTTGTGGGTGCTCGCCAGCTGTGCGATGGGTTGCGCTATCCACGAGTCGCTATGGCCATTACGCTTTCGGCCCTCTTCCTGAATGCACTGTTTAACTATTTACTCATTAAAGGGATGGGGCCCTTTCCGGCGATGGGGTTGATGGGGTCGGCAATCGCTACGCTCCTATCGCGAACGTTTATGGCGGGAGCTATGCTGATGTACATTTATCGGTCAGATCGCTTTAAACCATTTCTACTTCCCCAATTCCGGGCATTACCAACGAATGCCGAAGCCTGGGAAATTCTGCGGCTCTGTATACCGGGCGGCTTAACTTTCTTCTTTGAGGTAGCTACGTTTTCACTAGCGGTAGTGATTGTGGGCTGGCTTGGGGAGGATCGACTGGCCGCTCACCAGATTGCGATCAATATGGCATCGGTGACGTATATGATGGCTACAGGTATTTCGTCGGCAGCCGCTATACGGGTAAGCGCGTCAGTAGGGCGGGGAAGTCGGGAAGGGGTTCGGCGGGCAGGGATAGCGGCTTTTATGCTGTCGATCAGTTTCATGACGCTGATGGCCTTGGTCTTTCTAACGGCCAACGAATGGCTGGTTACCCTCTACATCCGCGACAATCCGGCCGTAATGCACATTGCGGCTTCACTGGTTATCATTGCCGGCGTGTTCCAGCTTTCCGACGGAGTTCAGGTTGTGGCATTGGGGAGTTTGCGGGGGCTATCCGATGTGAATGTTCCAACGCTGATTACTCTCTTTTCGTATTGGATTGTGGCCTTACCCTTAAGCTACGTATTAGCCTTTCCGCTAGGTCTGGACGCCATTGGTGTCTGGATTGGCTTATTGGCTGGCCTAACCATAGCAGCCGTTCTGCTTACCTGGCGGTTTTTTCGTAGGGTGAAGCTAGTCCAGCTGCCTGCTTTTACTTCATCCTCTTCCCCTCTACTAGAACAGGAAAAGGGAACTTAA
- a CDS encoding ferritin encodes MKDLARLRTAIKESVELALNQQIQMEMISSSKYLAMAGWCDRNGLDHCAGFFYKQSNEERHHAMKLFHYLCDQGATAYSPEVPAVAQEFDSLKSLFEGALEQEVSVTDSINRIIGICRRESDYATEELLKWYVKEQMEEEYIARRCLELIDQIPSDQIYYLDKKLASVTYDGNVFDE; translated from the coding sequence ATGAAAGACTTAGCAAGACTTCGCACCGCAATCAAAGAGAGTGTTGAGCTGGCGCTGAACCAGCAAATACAGATGGAAATGATATCCTCGTCAAAATACCTGGCGATGGCGGGCTGGTGCGACCGTAACGGACTTGACCACTGTGCAGGGTTCTTTTATAAGCAGTCGAATGAGGAGCGCCACCATGCAATGAAACTTTTCCACTATCTCTGCGACCAGGGTGCTACAGCTTATTCGCCCGAAGTTCCAGCAGTTGCACAGGAATTCGACTCACTAAAATCTTTATTTGAAGGGGCTTTGGAACAGGAAGTTTCGGTAACAGACTCGATCAACCGCATTATCGGTATCTGCCGTCGCGAAAGCGACTATGCAACCGAAGAGCTGCTGAAGTGGTATGTAAAAGAGCAAATGGAAGAAGAGTACATTGCCCGTCGCTGCCTCGAACTGATCGACCAGATCCCATCCGACCAGATTTATTATCTCGATAAAAAACTCGCCAGCGTTACCTACGATGGCAACGTATTTGACGAATAA
- the atpA gene encoding F0F1 ATP synthase subunit alpha — protein sequence MESVRPDEISAILRRQLAGTQSEAELEEVGTVLQIGDGVARIYGLSKVQAGELLSFENGLQAMALNLEEDNVGAVLLGDYSEIKEGDTVKRTNQIAYVNVGDGILGRVVNTLGLPIDGMGPIQGELFPMPMERKAPGVIFRQPVNEPLQTGIKAIDAMIPIGRGQRELIIGDRQTGKTAVAIDTIINQKEFYDKGQPVYCIYVACGQKASTVKQVEATLRKAGAMDYTVIVAANASDPSPMQFFAPFTGAAIGEFFRDTGRPALVVYDDLSKQAVAYREVSLLLRRPPGREAYPGDVFYLHSRLLERAAKINANDDIAKNMNDLPPSLKDKVKGGGSLTALPIIETQAGDVSAYIPTNVISITDGQIFLESNLFNSGIRPAINVGISVSRVGGNAQIKSMKKVAGTLKLDQAQFRELEAFAKFGSDLDASTKLTIERGRRNQEMLKQAQYSPVPVEQQVAIIYASTNGLLDKVPVNKVKAFESEFGMVLSAQYPKVLDELRAGKLTDEGTATLKKVAADLSANY from the coding sequence ATGGAATCCGTAAGACCCGACGAGATATCAGCGATCCTCCGCCGTCAACTGGCCGGAACACAATCTGAAGCTGAACTCGAAGAAGTCGGTACGGTGCTGCAAATCGGCGACGGCGTAGCGCGTATCTACGGCCTCTCGAAGGTGCAGGCCGGTGAATTGCTGTCGTTCGAGAATGGGCTTCAGGCCATGGCTCTAAACCTTGAAGAAGATAACGTTGGCGCTGTATTGCTCGGCGATTATTCGGAAATCAAAGAAGGCGATACCGTTAAGCGTACCAATCAGATTGCTTATGTAAACGTAGGTGATGGTATTCTTGGCCGCGTTGTCAATACCCTTGGTCTGCCGATTGATGGTATGGGCCCTATTCAGGGTGAGTTGTTTCCCATGCCGATGGAGCGCAAAGCACCAGGTGTAATTTTCCGTCAGCCGGTAAACGAGCCACTTCAAACGGGTATCAAAGCTATCGATGCTATGATCCCCATCGGTCGTGGTCAGCGTGAATTGATTATCGGTGACCGTCAGACGGGTAAAACCGCTGTGGCCATTGATACCATCATCAACCAGAAAGAATTTTACGACAAAGGCCAGCCCGTTTACTGTATTTATGTTGCCTGCGGTCAGAAAGCCTCAACCGTAAAACAGGTAGAAGCTACGCTGCGGAAAGCGGGGGCTATGGATTACACGGTGATTGTGGCGGCCAACGCTTCGGACCCTTCGCCGATGCAGTTCTTTGCTCCCTTTACGGGGGCTGCTATCGGGGAGTTCTTCCGCGATACGGGCCGTCCGGCCCTGGTTGTTTACGATGACCTTTCGAAACAGGCTGTCGCTTACCGCGAAGTGTCGCTGCTGCTGCGTCGTCCGCCAGGACGCGAAGCGTATCCGGGTGACGTATTCTATCTGCACAGCCGGTTGCTGGAGCGGGCTGCCAAGATCAACGCCAACGACGACATCGCGAAAAACATGAACGACCTGCCACCATCTTTGAAAGACAAGGTGAAAGGGGGTGGTTCGCTGACGGCGTTGCCAATCATCGAAACACAGGCAGGTGACGTTTCGGCTTATATTCCAACCAACGTAATCTCGATCACCGACGGTCAGATCTTCCTGGAGTCGAACCTGTTTAACTCGGGTATCCGTCCGGCCATCAACGTAGGTATCTCGGTATCGCGGGTAGGTGGTAACGCCCAGATCAAGTCGATGAAGAAAGTGGCAGGTACACTGAAACTCGATCAGGCTCAGTTCCGCGAGCTGGAAGCGTTTGCCAAGTTCGGTTCTGACCTGGATGCGTCGACGAAACTGACCATTGAGCGGGGACGTCGGAATCAGGAAATGCTGAAACAGGCGCAGTACTCGCCCGTTCCGGTTGAACAGCAGGTGGCCATCATCTATGCGTCGACTAACGGCTTACTAGACAAAGTTCCTGTCAACAAGGTAAAAGCGTTCGAAAGTGAGTTTGGTATGGTGTTGAGCGCTCAGTATCCGAAGGTACTGGACGAGCTGCGTGCCGGTAAACTGACCGACGAAGGTACAGCAACCTTGAAGAAAGTAGCCGCTGATCTATCAGCAAATTATTAA
- a CDS encoding DUF4290 domain-containing protein produces MKEYGSSIQKLVDNMVNIEDREKRTRYAHILIELMRQIHPNMKDGQDYYNKLWDDLYIMSGFTLDVDSPYPPPSEEALGKKPQRVPYNTHHLKFKHFGRNVDLLVAKAVALEDQEERRAFVSYLTRLMRTFYQAWNKESVEDETIYQSLIEISNGKLYDDIKLIREEGLVESTPRERTGDQPQRISGNTNYRNDRNRDGGSNQGRQNRDGGNRNFGNRNNGPGSNQGRQNRDGNRNFGNRNGGSGGPNRNNDRRRR; encoded by the coding sequence TTGAAAGAATACGGCAGCAGTATCCAAAAGCTGGTTGACAACATGGTCAACATTGAAGATCGGGAGAAGCGTACCCGCTACGCACATATCCTGATCGAGTTAATGCGGCAGATTCATCCCAACATGAAGGATGGACAGGACTACTACAACAAACTGTGGGACGATCTGTATATCATGTCGGGCTTTACTCTCGATGTCGACAGCCCCTATCCCCCTCCATCGGAAGAAGCCCTGGGTAAAAAGCCACAGCGTGTTCCCTACAACACGCACCATCTGAAATTCAAACATTTTGGCCGGAATGTGGATTTACTGGTAGCAAAAGCCGTTGCGCTGGAAGATCAGGAAGAACGTAGAGCGTTTGTTTCATACCTGACTCGCCTGATGCGCACGTTTTACCAGGCCTGGAATAAAGAATCGGTCGAAGATGAAACCATCTATCAAAGCCTGATCGAAATTTCGAACGGAAAACTTTACGACGATATCAAGCTCATCCGAGAAGAAGGGCTGGTGGAGTCTACCCCGCGCGAGCGTACAGGTGATCAGCCCCAGCGTATCAGCGGCAATACGAATTATCGCAATGATCGTAACCGCGACGGAGGGTCGAATCAGGGACGCCAGAACCGCGATGGAGGCAACCGAAACTTTGGCAACCGAAATAATGGGCCAGGCTCTAATCAGGGGCGCCAAAACCGCGATGGCAACCGAAATTTCGGCAATCGCAACGGCGGCTCAGGTGGCCCAAACCGAAACAACGACCGTCGAAGACGGTAA
- a CDS encoding carboxy terminal-processing peptidase → MKKYLVTLMPVLMLSFQPDLPSNGAVGHASSLQTSSQSSTADDLKPTVSQERVEQLVAKLLTTYHYRKVRLNDSLSSVVWDNYLKELDGNKTYLLASDVASFEKYRYQIDDALINGDLTAAYDLYNVFRKRFKERSDFVKEQLKKPFTFTEDESFNTDREKAPWPKTVEEQNDLWRKILKNQELELRLGNRKDSAVVATMNQRYANLDKAYNRIKSADVFQIYMNSFAEALDPHTNYFSPTNADRFNQEMSQSLEGIGAMLQEDGEYIKITQVLPGGPAFKSNLIKVNDKIAGVAQGDNGAMVNTMNWQVDEVVKLIKGPKGTVVRIQIVSPDAIAGAPPKEIRLVREKIKLEEQRAKKEIIEVTDNGKPFKIGVINIPMFYRDFEGARKREEGFSSTTSDVKKFVEELKGEKVDGIVIDLRDNGGGSLTEAIDLTGIFIPKGPVVQVKESSGETEVYADKDGGTTVYNGPLAVLVNRFSASASEIFAAAIQDYKRGIIVGGQTFGKGTVQTLIDLNQWLPKEPEKVGQVKMTIQKFYRINGSSTQHKGVTPDVELPSAFSAEEYGESSQPSALPWDHINSTRYEQSNDLDDKVLTRLRDRFEQRLKSDPELKKLAQDLADFKKAKENTVVSLQESKRRKEREEAERKRAAANKVSQMSATTEETGTPSTAATAKKKKDLYLNEAGLVLADYILASNLAVNKKM, encoded by the coding sequence ATGAAGAAGTATCTGGTGACTCTTATGCCCGTGCTGATGCTGAGTTTTCAGCCGGATTTGCCCTCGAATGGTGCTGTAGGCCACGCTTCGTCCCTACAAACCTCGTCTCAATCGTCGACAGCCGATGATTTGAAGCCGACTGTTTCCCAGGAGCGGGTCGAACAACTGGTAGCGAAACTATTGACGACCTACCACTATCGGAAGGTGCGGCTCAATGACTCGCTCTCGTCAGTTGTGTGGGACAATTACCTCAAAGAACTCGACGGTAATAAAACGTATTTATTGGCATCGGATGTCGCGTCGTTCGAAAAATACCGTTATCAGATCGATGATGCCCTGATCAATGGTGATTTAACGGCCGCTTATGACCTGTATAATGTGTTCCGTAAACGGTTCAAAGAGCGCAGCGATTTTGTGAAAGAACAGCTTAAAAAGCCGTTCACGTTCACCGAAGACGAATCCTTCAATACTGATCGAGAGAAAGCCCCCTGGCCTAAAACGGTTGAAGAGCAAAACGACCTATGGCGTAAGATCCTGAAAAATCAGGAGTTGGAACTGCGACTGGGTAATCGGAAAGATAGTGCTGTTGTGGCTACCATGAACCAGCGTTACGCGAATCTGGATAAAGCTTACAACCGCATCAAGAGTGCCGATGTATTCCAGATTTATATGAATTCCTTTGCTGAAGCTCTCGACCCACATACGAACTATTTCTCGCCAACCAATGCCGATCGGTTCAATCAGGAAATGAGCCAGTCGCTGGAAGGGATTGGTGCCATGCTTCAGGAAGACGGTGAGTATATCAAGATAACGCAGGTGTTGCCCGGTGGCCCGGCCTTTAAAAGCAATTTGATCAAAGTAAATGATAAAATTGCCGGGGTGGCACAAGGCGATAATGGAGCAATGGTCAACACCATGAACTGGCAGGTCGATGAAGTCGTCAAACTTATTAAAGGCCCCAAAGGGACCGTTGTACGGATTCAGATTGTCTCGCCCGATGCTATTGCGGGTGCTCCACCAAAAGAAATCCGACTGGTGCGGGAGAAGATCAAACTGGAAGAGCAGCGTGCCAAAAAAGAAATCATTGAAGTAACCGACAATGGTAAACCCTTCAAAATCGGTGTGATTAACATTCCAATGTTCTATCGCGATTTCGAAGGTGCCCGTAAGCGTGAAGAAGGCTTCAGCAGCACCACAAGCGATGTGAAGAAGTTTGTCGAAGAACTTAAAGGCGAAAAAGTAGACGGTATTGTCATTGACCTGCGCGACAACGGCGGTGGTTCGCTTACCGAAGCCATTGACCTGACGGGTATCTTTATTCCGAAAGGTCCGGTAGTTCAGGTGAAAGAATCATCTGGCGAAACCGAGGTGTATGCCGATAAAGACGGTGGAACAACGGTTTATAACGGTCCGCTGGCCGTTCTGGTAAACCGCTTCAGCGCATCGGCTTCCGAAATTTTTGCGGCTGCCATTCAGGATTATAAGCGGGGCATTATCGTCGGTGGTCAAACCTTCGGGAAAGGCACCGTGCAAACGCTGATCGATCTGAACCAGTGGCTTCCCAAAGAACCGGAGAAAGTAGGTCAGGTGAAAATGACTATTCAGAAATTCTACCGGATCAACGGCAGCAGTACGCAACACAAAGGGGTAACGCCCGATGTAGAATTGCCTTCTGCTTTCTCAGCCGAAGAGTACGGTGAAAGCTCACAGCCAAGCGCATTACCCTGGGATCATATTAACTCAACGCGCTATGAGCAGTCGAACGATCTGGACGATAAAGTACTTACTCGTCTCCGCGATCGTTTTGAGCAACGGCTGAAATCGGACCCAGAGCTGAAAAAGCTGGCGCAGGACTTAGCCGATTTCAAGAAAGCGAAAGAAAATACAGTCGTATCACTCCAGGAGTCGAAACGTCGGAAAGAGCGGGAAGAAGCGGAGCGCAAACGGGCTGCTGCCAACAAAGTTTCGCAAATGTCGGCTACGACCGAGGAAACCGGCACGCCATCAACTGCAGCGACTGCCAAGAAGAAAAAAGACCTGTATCTGAATGAAGCTGGTCTGGTATTGGCCGACTACATTCTGGCATCAAATCTGGCCGTGAATAAGAAAATGTAG
- a CDS encoding DUF4136 domain-containing protein, with translation MKLKGIITSLFVVGTLASCAPAITVKYDYDPKVNVRQFTTYRIEADRQRNADPIVGSNLNQRRIADALDQSLKSRGYKPVTQGEADLVVRFFMDSKDRQQIQSNNMYSPYSWWYGGMGNNVYSRQYEENRVVINVLDARTNDIIWQGWATGQLNTRNKERDRDQAFRETVSSIMKNFPESAGQDYGAAR, from the coding sequence ATGAAACTCAAAGGCATAATAACTAGTCTGTTCGTCGTCGGTACGCTGGCGTCCTGTGCTCCTGCTATTACTGTTAAATACGACTACGACCCTAAAGTGAATGTTCGTCAGTTTACGACCTACCGGATCGAAGCTGACCGCCAACGGAATGCTGATCCCATTGTGGGTAGCAACCTCAACCAGCGTCGGATTGCTGATGCGCTTGACCAGTCGCTGAAATCGCGTGGCTACAAACCCGTAACACAGGGTGAAGCCGATCTGGTTGTCCGGTTCTTTATGGATTCGAAAGATCGTCAGCAAATCCAGTCGAATAACATGTATTCGCCTTATTCGTGGTGGTATGGTGGTATGGGCAATAACGTGTATTCGCGTCAATACGAAGAGAACCGTGTGGTAATCAACGTACTGGATGCTCGTACTAATGACATCATCTGGCAAGGTTGGGCAACAGGGCAGCTCAACACCCGTAACAAAGAACGTGATCGTGATCAGGCCTTCCGTGAAACGGTTTCCAGTATCATGAAAAACTTCCCTGAAAGTGCTGGCCAGGATTATGGCGCGGCTCGTTAA
- a CDS encoding FKBP-type peptidyl-prolyl cis-trans isomerase, with the protein MKFNQWMLAGTVSALVVAGSATAQVKKPAVKKPALAPKTALAPKPAKGTLTSERDSLSYSIGVSIAQNIKQQGPKDVNSALIAQGLDEALKGGTMLLSMDQVQQVIQNFYQKQMVAKNAEAMKASAENKKIGEAFLAENKTKTGVVTTASGLQYSIEKEGTGPKPTATDRVKVHYAGRLLDGTEFDSSIKRGQPAEFGVGEVIRGWTEALQLMPVGSKWKLYIPSDLAYGDRGAGADIKPGSTLVFDVELLDIVKQ; encoded by the coding sequence ATGAAGTTTAATCAATGGATGCTGGCCGGTACTGTATCGGCATTAGTAGTTGCTGGTTCCGCCACCGCCCAAGTCAAAAAGCCTGCCGTAAAAAAACCTGCTTTGGCCCCAAAAACAGCCCTGGCTCCCAAGCCAGCAAAAGGCACTTTAACCTCCGAACGCGATTCTCTTAGCTATAGCATCGGCGTCAGTATCGCCCAGAATATCAAGCAGCAAGGTCCAAAAGATGTCAATTCAGCGCTGATTGCTCAGGGTCTTGATGAAGCCCTCAAAGGGGGTACGATGCTGCTGTCGATGGATCAGGTTCAGCAGGTTATTCAGAATTTTTACCAGAAGCAGATGGTCGCCAAAAATGCAGAGGCCATGAAGGCATCGGCTGAGAACAAAAAAATTGGTGAAGCATTTCTGGCCGAGAATAAAACCAAGACGGGTGTAGTAACCACAGCCAGTGGTTTGCAATACTCTATTGAAAAAGAAGGTACCGGTCCTAAACCGACAGCTACTGATCGGGTGAAAGTGCATTATGCTGGCCGATTGCTGGATGGTACTGAATTTGACAGTTCTATCAAGCGCGGTCAACCTGCTGAATTTGGTGTAGGCGAAGTCATCAGAGGCTGGACTGAAGCGCTCCAGTTGATGCCCGTTGGCTCTAAATGGAAACTCTATATCCCCTCTGATTTAGCTTATGGCGACCGGGGTGCCGGTGCCGATATTAAACCCGGCTCAACATTAGTATTCGATGTTGAGTTACTTGATATTGTAAAACAATAA
- a CDS encoding DUF305 domain-containing protein — protein sequence MKTLQSNLVIWGLAFSLSGISFAACAQATTSAATSTQSANDPAKTALLTPLQQTVTKIKKLVATGDPDFDYAFQAKIHAQGAQDLLKQEIQNGKDTSLLKMAKTLLPATEADINLVDGTMRQLKPTRPNQAFTQQQSRNIEAMNLKLQQTGTSDKLTSNLDKNFATLLADQRQDAIDMATTYLQYGKNETLRTYAQQLIDRSKKEIEQIKGMQK from the coding sequence ATGAAAACGCTACAATCCAATTTAGTGATCTGGGGATTAGCCTTCTCTCTGTCTGGAATTTCGTTTGCCGCCTGTGCTCAGGCAACCACAAGTGCCGCCACGTCAACCCAGTCAGCCAATGACCCGGCTAAAACTGCCTTATTGACCCCATTACAACAGACGGTTACGAAAATAAAGAAACTGGTAGCCACTGGAGACCCTGACTTTGATTATGCCTTTCAGGCGAAGATTCATGCTCAGGGCGCTCAGGATTTGTTGAAACAGGAAATTCAAAATGGCAAGGATACATCGCTATTGAAAATGGCAAAAACGCTGTTGCCAGCTACCGAAGCCGATATCAATCTGGTCGATGGTACAATGCGCCAGTTGAAGCCTACTCGCCCGAACCAGGCGTTTACACAACAGCAAAGTCGCAACATTGAGGCCATGAACCTGAAATTGCAGCAAACCGGCACCAGCGACAAACTGACCAGCAATCTGGATAAAAACTTCGCTACCTTACTGGCCGATCAGCGTCAGGACGCTATCGATATGGCTACTACCTACCTGCAATACGGTAAAAACGAAACACTGCGGACGTACGCCCAGCAGTTGATCGACAGATCGAAGAAAGAAATCGAGCAGATTAAGGGAATGCAAAAATAA
- the murA gene encoding UDP-N-acetylglucosamine 1-carboxyvinyltransferase produces MASFQITGGRRLKGELIPQGAKNEALQILCAVLLTKEPVVIHNIPNIRDVNQLIDLLGDLGVWVTKIGESSYRFQASDVNLEYLESETYKRKAAALRGSVMLLGPMLARFKKGRIPRPGGDKIGRRRLDTHFLGFEKLGAQFNYDANDGGYYQVDASNLRGTYMLLDEASVTGTANVLMAAVMAEGITTIYNAACEPYLQQLSRMLNSMGAKISGVGSNLLTIEGVSELKGTEHTMLPDMIEIGSFIGLAAMTQSEITIKNCRISELGIIPDQFKRLGIQMEFRGDDIYIPAQEHYQIETFLDGGMMTVADAPWPGFTPDLLSIVLVTAVQAQGTLLIHQKMFESRLFFVDKLIDMGAQIILCDPHRATVVGLNRQMPLKGIRMSSPDIRAGVALLIAAMSAKGTSIIDSIEQIDRGYQNIDTRLNAIGAEIIRL; encoded by the coding sequence ATGGCATCTTTTCAAATTACAGGTGGACGCCGACTCAAAGGCGAACTTATTCCGCAAGGAGCAAAAAACGAAGCCTTACAGATTCTTTGTGCTGTACTGCTCACCAAGGAGCCTGTTGTGATTCATAATATCCCGAACATTCGCGATGTCAACCAGCTCATCGACCTGCTGGGCGATTTAGGGGTTTGGGTTACCAAAATTGGTGAAAGTTCGTACCGTTTCCAGGCCAGTGATGTTAATCTGGAGTATTTGGAATCCGAGACATATAAGCGAAAAGCAGCCGCCCTGCGGGGCTCGGTTATGCTGCTGGGTCCTATGCTGGCTCGATTCAAAAAAGGACGAATTCCACGGCCAGGTGGCGATAAAATTGGACGTCGTCGGTTGGATACCCATTTTCTCGGCTTTGAGAAGCTGGGTGCCCAGTTTAACTATGATGCGAATGATGGTGGTTATTATCAGGTTGATGCCAGTAACCTACGAGGCACCTATATGCTGCTGGACGAAGCGTCGGTAACGGGGACGGCCAACGTGCTCATGGCCGCTGTTATGGCTGAAGGAATTACCACCATTTATAATGCGGCCTGTGAACCCTACCTACAGCAACTCAGCCGGATGCTCAATTCGATGGGCGCTAAAATTTCGGGGGTTGGCTCCAACCTGCTGACTATTGAAGGCGTATCGGAACTGAAAGGTACTGAGCACACCATGTTGCCCGATATGATCGAAATTGGCTCGTTTATCGGTCTGGCGGCCATGACCCAGTCGGAAATTACGATCAAAAACTGCCGGATTTCTGAGCTGGGCATCATCCCCGACCAGTTTAAGCGACTGGGAATTCAGATGGAATTCCGGGGCGACGATATTTACATTCCCGCCCAGGAGCATTACCAGATCGAGACGTTTCTGGATGGTGGTATGATGACCGTTGCCGATGCTCCCTGGCCAGGATTCACGCCCGATTTACTGAGCATTGTGCTGGTAACAGCGGTTCAGGCACAGGGAACGCTGCTTATCCACCAGAAAATGTTCGAAAGTCGACTCTTCTTTGTGGATAAACTCATCGACATGGGGGCTCAGATTATTCTGTGCGATCCGCACCGGGCTACGGTGGTAGGTCTCAATCGGCAGATGCCCCTAAAAGGTATTCGCATGTCGTCGCCCGATATTCGGGCGGGCGTTGCATTGCTCATTGCGGCTATGTCGGCCAAAGGAACCAGCATTATCGACAGCATCGAGCAGATCGACCGCGGTTACCAGAATATCGATACCCGGCTGAACGCTATCGGTGCCGAGATCATACGGTTATAA
- the atpG gene encoding ATP synthase F1 subunit gamma, whose protein sequence is MASLKEVRARIASINSTQQITKAMKMVSAAKLRRAQDNITQLRPYAQKLSQMLGTVSAGAETASESPYKQTRTIGRVLIIVITSDRGLAGAFNSNAIKGALTLIDEKYSTQARSGNVEIMAIGKKGAEAFQRRGFKVNTNHIDTFNSLNFGTVRAAAEEAMEGFANGRYDVVEVVYNEFRNAAVQIIRTEQILPIVAAEPTAGSSNSINYLFEPSEEQIVTELIPKTIKIQLYKAVLDSNAAEHGARMTAMDKATENAGELLKELRLVYNRTRQAAITTEILEIVGGAEALANG, encoded by the coding sequence ATGGCCTCACTAAAAGAAGTACGCGCCCGGATTGCTTCGATCAACTCGACTCAGCAGATTACCAAAGCCATGAAAATGGTGTCGGCAGCTAAACTGCGTCGGGCGCAGGATAACATAACGCAATTGCGTCCCTACGCCCAGAAACTGAGTCAGATGCTTGGAACAGTATCGGCAGGGGCGGAAACGGCTTCGGAAAGTCCATATAAGCAAACACGGACTATTGGGCGGGTCCTGATCATTGTGATTACCTCTGATCGTGGATTGGCCGGGGCATTCAACTCGAATGCGATAAAAGGAGCATTGACACTGATCGATGAAAAGTATTCGACACAGGCCCGCTCGGGTAATGTAGAAATTATGGCCATTGGTAAGAAAGGTGCAGAAGCGTTTCAGCGCCGTGGCTTTAAAGTGAATACAAACCACATCGATACGTTTAATTCACTCAATTTTGGTACGGTTCGGGCTGCGGCCGAAGAGGCTATGGAAGGCTTTGCCAATGGTCGTTACGATGTGGTAGAGGTCGTTTATAATGAGTTCCGTAATGCAGCGGTACAAATTATTCGGACCGAACAGATACTGCCAATCGTAGCGGCTGAGCCGACTGCGGGGAGCAGCAATTCCATCAATTACCTGTTCGAGCCTTCGGAAGAGCAGATTGTGACGGAACTGATCCCCAAAACGATTAAGATTCAACTCTACAAAGCGGTTCTGGATTCAAATGCGGCTGAGCATGGTGCCCGGATGACCGCTATGGATAAGGCAACCGAGAATGCTGGCGAACTGCTGAAAGAGCTTCGGTTGGTATACAACCGGACTCGGCAGGCTGCAATTACTACCGAAATTCTTGAAATTGTGGGAGGTGCCGAAGCCCTTGCCAACGGCTAA